In a genomic window of Fimbriiglobus ruber:
- a CDS encoding alpha/beta hydrolase codes for MVARPYDKITRVGELGRVPASEFAGADFLTYFKDSISEHATRLGNSPVVIMVHGFMADPREDIRPEAPQRTNNPHDFCYHYSAGPGPYWRHTASWPRGLGFTEGDDGTAGLGIAFGWNSTPDLVTQGLGATLTAARKKLSRADLLTVPIDLLELASTTPAIVAAAKAIPVPMSIERVRQGIERLDELLTAVEEPLAKLGDRLPDLYRQPYQRADLAAWVLVNVVRAVSFALPGRTVDLFCHSLGSRVVIQALHQMAVEAHKPGKGELKALLGRIGRIIIVGGAEYTTPTKQMLAEVRKVGPAPSFYNFMARRDRILALLAQRFHPVDLRLRRVVGLYGLTPGEQDPNWLDLQIDSNSDATHPLNDWLRPRGMSVSGAHLTGVLNHWHYFTDEKNMQVFKAILRDRKAWDIARLRKEGIPEREGVIWPSEG; via the coding sequence TTGGTTGCTCGGCCATACGACAAGATCACCCGTGTCGGTGAACTCGGGCGTGTGCCAGCTTCCGAGTTCGCAGGGGCGGATTTTCTCACGTACTTCAAGGATTCCATCAGCGAACATGCGACACGGCTCGGAAATTCCCCGGTCGTGATTATGGTTCACGGCTTCATGGCAGACCCACGCGAGGACATCCGCCCCGAGGCACCCCAGCGAACCAACAACCCCCACGACTTTTGTTACCACTACTCGGCCGGCCCAGGCCCTTACTGGCGGCACACCGCAAGCTGGCCGCGCGGGCTGGGCTTCACCGAAGGTGACGACGGTACTGCAGGGCTGGGAATCGCGTTCGGCTGGAACAGCACTCCTGATCTCGTCACCCAAGGACTCGGGGCAACGCTCACGGCCGCCCGCAAAAAACTTTCCCGGGCGGACCTGCTCACGGTGCCGATCGACCTTCTAGAACTTGCTTCTACGACACCCGCGATCGTGGCGGCGGCCAAGGCGATACCCGTGCCCATGAGCATCGAACGGGTGCGTCAAGGGATCGAACGCCTGGATGAACTCCTCACCGCCGTGGAAGAACCCCTGGCCAAATTGGGGGACCGTCTTCCGGACCTCTACCGGCAGCCGTACCAGCGAGCCGATCTCGCGGCCTGGGTGCTGGTCAACGTCGTTCGGGCCGTATCGTTCGCCCTTCCGGGCCGTACCGTCGACTTGTTCTGCCACAGCCTCGGCTCCCGTGTGGTCATTCAGGCGCTTCATCAGATGGCGGTGGAAGCCCACAAGCCCGGCAAGGGCGAGTTGAAGGCATTGTTGGGTCGCATCGGCCGAATCATCATCGTGGGCGGCGCGGAGTACACCACACCAACGAAGCAGATGCTCGCCGAAGTCCGAAAGGTCGGCCCGGCGCCATCGTTCTACAACTTCATGGCGCGCCGGGATCGCATCCTCGCGTTGCTGGCGCAACGGTTCCATCCCGTCGATCTCAGGTTGCGGCGCGTCGTGGGGCTCTACGGGCTCACGCCCGGGGAACAAGACCCGAATTGGCTGGACCTACAAATCGACTCCAATTCCGATGCGACACATCCTCTCAACGACTGGCTGCGGCCGCGCGGGATGTCGGTCTCGGGAGCCCACCTGACGGGCGTACTGAACCACTGGCATTACTTCACGGACGAGAAGAACATGCAGGTGTTCAAGGCGATCCTGCGGGACCGAAAGGCGTGGGACATCGCGCGGCTCCGCAAGGAGGGGATTCCCGAACGGGAGGGTGTCATTTGGCCGTCCGAGGGATAA
- a CDS encoding adhesin, which yields MTPTELRNLGDKHGRGWQTRLARAVPVDVRTVRRYLSGKVAIRPVIAMRIRQVFAEWLKSKKSER from the coding sequence ATGACCCCCACCGAACTCCGCAACCTAGGTGACAAGCACGGAAGAGGATGGCAAACCCGCCTCGCCCGTGCGGTGCCGGTCGATGTCCGCACTGTCCGCCGCTATTTGTCGGGAAAGGTCGCGATCAGACCGGTTATTGCCATGCGGATTCGACAGGTGTTTGCGGAATGGCTGAAGAGCAAGAAGTCAGAACGTTAA
- a CDS encoding IS5 family transposase (programmed frameshift): protein MDAPVRKPYLTDLTDVQWETIEPLLPAARFGGRPRSVDLREVMNAILYVNRTGCQWSLLPHDFPAKSTVYEYFGQWRDDGTWQHLLDVLREGYREVHAPSHEPTPSAASIDSQSVKGTEHAGGNGYDAGKKIQGRKRSIVVDTLGLLMTVAVTAGHVDDAAAAPSVLESLDREAYPRLKVVWADGKYHNHALNGWKDGHPELRWELVIVRRPDGAKGFVLLPKRWVGERTFGWLGRARRLSRDYERNTSSSESMVKVRSIQLILNRMDPKKCYPPFKYRVASK from the exons ATGGACGCGCCCGTTCGTAAACCGTATCTGACGGATTTGACCGATGTCCAATGGGAGACCATCGAGCCCCTTCTGCCCGCCGCCCGGTTCGGAGGGCGGCCCCGGTCGGTCGACCTCCGGGAGGTGATGAACGCGATCCTGTACGTGAACCGGACCGGGTGCCAGTGGTCCCTGCTCCCGCACGATTTCCCGGCCAAGAGTACGGTGTACGAATACTTCG GCCAGTGGCGGGATGACGGCACCTGGCAACACCTCCTGGATGTCCTCCGGGAGGGGTATCGGGAGGTCCATGCTCCGAGTCACGAGCCGACCCCGAGCGCCGCGAGCATCGATAGTCAGTCGGTCAAGGGGACCGAGCATGCGGGTGGGAACGGGTATGACGCGGGCAAGAAAATCCAGGGCCGGAAGCGGTCGATCGTGGTCGACACGCTCGGGTTGTTGATGACCGTGGCGGTCACCGCCGGGCACGTCGACGATGCGGCCGCGGCCCCGTCCGTGCTCGAATCGTTGGACCGTGAGGCGTACCCGCGGTTGAAGGTCGTATGGGCCGACGGGAAGTACCACAACCATGCCCTGAACGGGTGGAAGGACGGTCATCCGGAACTCAGATGGGAACTCGTCATCGTCCGCCGGCCGGACGGGGCGAAGGGGTTCGTCCTGTTGCCCAAGCGGTGGGTGGGGGAGCGGACCTTCGGGTGGCTCGGTCGCGCCCGCAGGCTAAGTCGGGACTACGAACGAAATACTAGTTCTAGTGAATCTATGGTTAAAGTGCGGTCGATTCAATTGATCCTCAATCGCATGGACCCCAAAAAGTGTTATCCCCCATTTAAATATAGAGTTGCATCAAAATAG
- a CDS encoding IS66 family transposase — MGDEQLKQDVRQGKVSPEHLVDLIVSLQAELLAARQRIRELEQHLPTPPTAKLDQPFSMRAEEQRQHARSNKPQKRKKPKRHGRVTTADKIARAERTEKVFPAGIPPADCRRSHVRPVWRFESGRAVLVAYEIYRGPKNQYGQIPGVFGRSEFAVEIVVAIAFLVHGVGLSFDKVCQVLTFFQQLRLPKSQADALLRQLSRHWEKEFDTLCTLLAHAAVVHADETRWSLNSVWAFLSEQARVLLFGVHKDAGTLKTILDPETFEGVLVSDDAAVYATFTIAQKCWAHLLRKAIKLTLQEPDHEGYRTFTDRLLEIYRAACRARDDGRLSDAGRTARVEGLEQRVYDLCSAQWLADEPPGDGCRNDYRLLVNELMRLMLAKELFPFVTAPAVTQPNGATAPVAGTNNEAERTLRGSADARKTGRTSKTPAGARRRTILMSVLESLRLYLTEWTLASVIAEVTRWMEAGRSCFEDLLIKLKIPRPEDSILDRIFPKVEMATS, encoded by the coding sequence ATGGGGGATGAGCAGCTCAAACAGGACGTTCGGCAGGGCAAGGTGTCACCCGAACACCTGGTCGACCTGATCGTGTCCCTCCAAGCCGAACTCCTGGCCGCTCGCCAACGCATCCGCGAACTTGAGCAACACCTCCCCACCCCGCCGACCGCCAAACTCGATCAACCGTTCTCCATGCGGGCCGAAGAGCAACGACAACACGCCCGTTCGAACAAGCCCCAGAAAAGGAAGAAGCCGAAGCGACACGGGCGGGTCACGACCGCGGACAAGATCGCTCGCGCGGAACGCACCGAGAAGGTGTTCCCGGCCGGCATCCCGCCCGCCGACTGCCGCCGGTCTCACGTCCGCCCGGTGTGGCGGTTCGAGAGCGGGCGTGCGGTCCTGGTCGCGTACGAGATCTATCGCGGACCCAAGAACCAGTACGGTCAGATCCCCGGGGTGTTCGGCCGCAGTGAATTCGCGGTCGAGATCGTCGTCGCGATCGCATTCCTGGTCCATGGCGTCGGCCTGTCGTTCGACAAAGTGTGCCAGGTGCTGACGTTCTTCCAACAACTCCGGCTGCCGAAGTCCCAAGCCGACGCCTTGCTCCGCCAGTTGTCGCGGCACTGGGAGAAGGAGTTCGACACCCTGTGTACCCTGTTGGCCCACGCGGCCGTCGTCCACGCGGACGAGACCCGGTGGAGTCTGAACAGCGTGTGGGCATTCCTGTCCGAACAGGCCCGGGTGTTGCTGTTCGGGGTTCACAAGGATGCCGGGACGCTCAAGACCATTCTCGATCCGGAGACGTTCGAGGGTGTTCTGGTGAGCGACGACGCGGCCGTGTACGCGACTTTCACGATCGCGCAAAAGTGCTGGGCGCACCTCCTCCGCAAGGCGATTAAGCTGACCCTGCAGGAACCCGACCACGAGGGCTACCGGACGTTCACCGACCGGTTGCTGGAGATCTACCGGGCGGCGTGCCGGGCACGGGACGACGGCCGGTTGAGCGATGCCGGCCGGACCGCCCGGGTCGAGGGTCTGGAACAGCGGGTGTACGACCTGTGTTCGGCCCAGTGGCTGGCCGACGAACCGCCGGGCGACGGATGCCGGAATGACTACCGCCTGCTGGTCAATGAACTGATGCGGTTGATGCTGGCCAAGGAATTGTTCCCGTTCGTAACGGCCCCGGCGGTGACGCAACCGAACGGTGCAACGGCCCCGGTCGCGGGGACGAACAACGAAGCCGAGCGGACCCTCCGGGGTTCGGCGGACGCGCGGAAGACGGGTCGGACGAGTAAGACCCCGGCCGGCGCGCGGCGGCGGACGATCCTGATGAGCGTACTGGAATCGCTGCGGTTGTACTTGACGGAGTGGACGTTGGCGAGCGTGATCGCGGAAGTGACGCGGTGGATGGAGGCAGGGCGAAGTTGCTTCGAAGATCTCCTGATCAAACTGAAGATTCCACGCCCGGAAGACTCGATCCTGGATCGCATCTTTCCCAAGGTCGAAATGGCTACCTCGTAG
- a CDS encoding ferritin-like domain-containing protein yields MPLNSLHDLYVDELKDLYSAENQLLKALPKMAKKASAPELKTAFTEHLEVTRKQVERLEQIFTELGVSPKGKKCKAMEGLVEEGKEVLEEDGKPEVIDAALIACAQRVEHYEMAGYGCVRTFAKLLGYEDAEELLQATLDEEGEADQKLTELAETVINVEAEEAGDEGDEEREEHEEEGEGTEEEEESPAPKSVGSNGVAAKASPAKPKPPGKK; encoded by the coding sequence ATGCCTTTGAATTCCCTCCACGACCTTTACGTGGACGAACTGAAAGACCTGTACAGTGCCGAAAACCAACTCCTCAAAGCCCTCCCGAAGATGGCCAAAAAGGCTTCGGCACCAGAACTTAAGACCGCCTTCACGGAACACCTGGAAGTCACCCGCAAACAGGTCGAACGGCTGGAACAGATTTTCACCGAACTCGGGGTCAGCCCCAAGGGCAAGAAATGCAAGGCGATGGAAGGGCTGGTGGAAGAAGGCAAGGAAGTGCTCGAAGAGGATGGTAAACCGGAAGTGATCGACGCAGCCCTGATCGCTTGCGCCCAGCGGGTAGAGCATTACGAGATGGCCGGGTACGGTTGCGTACGGACGTTCGCCAAGCTCCTCGGATATGAAGATGCGGAGGAGCTGCTCCAGGCGACACTCGATGAAGAGGGCGAGGCCGACCAGAAGCTGACCGAACTGGCCGAGACGGTCATCAACGTCGAAGCGGAAGAGGCCGGCGATGAAGGCGATGAAGAACGGGAAGAACACGAAGAAGAAGGTGAGGGCACCGAAGAAGAGGAAGAATCTCCGGCACCGAAATCCGTGGGCAGTAACGGGGTGGCTGCGAAAGCTAGCCCCGCCAAGCCAAAGCCGCCCGGCAAAAAATAG
- a CDS encoding DUF2383 domain-containing protein, protein MQKTAKNCDVDALNQLLKGEISAVETYEQAIEKFAGKPGASDLRRIRDEHVHAVSTLKHRVTQFGGEPTTSSGTWGTFAGAVTGTAKVIGPDTVISALKKGEEHGISEYEAAIANADVNQECKVMFRSEFLPNCRRHITELEGLAKS, encoded by the coding sequence ATGCAAAAGACAGCCAAGAACTGCGACGTCGATGCCCTTAACCAACTCCTTAAAGGCGAAATCTCGGCCGTCGAGACCTACGAGCAAGCCATTGAGAAGTTCGCGGGCAAACCCGGTGCATCGGACCTCCGCCGCATCCGGGATGAACACGTCCACGCAGTCAGCACGCTTAAGCACCGCGTTACGCAATTCGGGGGCGAGCCGACGACTAGCTCCGGGACGTGGGGCACTTTCGCCGGCGCCGTCACGGGTACTGCAAAGGTGATCGGCCCGGACACCGTGATCTCTGCCCTTAAGAAAGGCGAAGAACACGGCATCAGCGAGTACGAAGCGGCCATCGCCAATGCCGATGTGAATCAGGAATGCAAGGTAATGTTCCGGTCGGAGTTCCTGCCCAACTGCCGGCGGCACATCACGGAGCTAGAAGGACTGGCCAAGAGCTAA
- a CDS encoding type IV secretory system conjugative DNA transfer family protein → MKLLRLILMATVLMAAYIAVLAVAVIPYGWVVALGLALGMARKKKPKLSAHGTSRYAITADMPHMLDAPEGSGVILGHTEEKIGKREGVKALFSRRLPAKQAVRRFLASCQRKKSRHLVQLTKAVHIAGFAPTGVGKTSSLVLPHLLTCPDSMAIVDFKGELVRETAAARQRMGHRVAVLDPFNVVGGKDTFNPLDWIDKDSRTALDDCRDLAAAMVLRTGEDKDAHWSDSAELWITAMIAMVLAHGEDGKKSFQTVRRILTKPDAMQDAMRVMCESEAWEGMLARYGNQLTHYKDKELGSTITTTNRHLKFLDTLAIADSTKRSSFNPSELLSGKMTIYLVLPPEHQRAQSSLLRLWIGSLLRAVIKGGLQDQRKVRFILDEAASLGHMEQLDDAVDKFRGYGIRLLFLYQSLGQLKVCWPKGQEQTLLSNVTQVFFGVNDPETAEYVSKRLGQETILVESGGSSSGRSTQHSQQGSNFSYSSNTNYNWAQHGRSLLQPSEVIALPERLAITFTPGVPPIATWLARHYENDFRADQGIRLWKAIFDTACLFISVTILAALITAALVDLITK, encoded by the coding sequence ATGAAATTGCTCCGCTTGATCCTGATGGCGACGGTGCTGATGGCGGCGTACATCGCTGTCTTGGCCGTCGCCGTCATCCCGTACGGATGGGTGGTCGCCCTCGGGCTCGCGCTCGGGATGGCACGCAAGAAAAAACCGAAGCTCAGTGCCCACGGGACATCCCGCTATGCGATCACGGCCGACATGCCGCATATGCTCGATGCCCCAGAGGGTAGCGGGGTGATCCTCGGCCACACCGAGGAGAAGATCGGGAAACGCGAGGGCGTTAAAGCATTGTTCAGTCGGCGTTTGCCCGCGAAACAAGCCGTGAGGCGATTTCTCGCTTCTTGCCAACGTAAAAAGTCCCGGCACCTCGTCCAACTAACAAAAGCGGTTCACATAGCCGGCTTCGCGCCGACAGGCGTGGGCAAAACGAGTTCCCTCGTCTTGCCCCACCTGCTCACTTGCCCGGATTCGATGGCAATAGTTGATTTTAAAGGTGAGTTGGTGCGTGAAACGGCCGCCGCCCGTCAGCGGATGGGCCACCGAGTCGCGGTGCTTGACCCGTTCAATGTCGTCGGTGGCAAAGACACTTTTAACCCGCTCGACTGGATCGATAAAGACTCCCGCACCGCACTCGACGATTGCCGGGATCTGGCTGCCGCGATGGTGCTGAGGACTGGAGAAGATAAAGACGCGCACTGGTCAGATTCGGCTGAATTGTGGATCACCGCGATGATAGCTATGGTGTTGGCGCACGGCGAAGATGGCAAGAAGTCCTTCCAAACCGTCCGTCGCATCCTGACGAAGCCTGACGCGATGCAGGACGCGATGCGGGTCATGTGCGAATCCGAGGCCTGGGAGGGAATGCTGGCTCGCTACGGCAACCAGTTGACCCATTACAAAGACAAGGAACTCGGTTCGACAATCACGACGACAAACCGGCACCTCAAGTTCCTGGATACGCTCGCGATCGCCGACAGCACGAAACGTAGCAGTTTTAATCCGTCGGAACTGCTCTCGGGAAAGATGACGATCTACCTGGTTCTTCCGCCCGAGCACCAGCGGGCACAATCGTCGCTCCTTCGCCTGTGGATCGGATCGTTGCTCCGGGCGGTCATTAAGGGAGGGCTGCAAGACCAGCGTAAAGTCCGGTTCATTCTCGACGAAGCCGCAAGCCTCGGGCATATGGAACAACTCGATGATGCCGTCGATAAATTCCGGGGTTACGGCATCAGGTTACTGTTCCTGTACCAGAGCCTGGGGCAGCTAAAGGTTTGTTGGCCGAAAGGCCAAGAGCAGACGCTCCTGAGCAATGTCACGCAGGTGTTTTTCGGCGTCAATGACCCGGAAACCGCAGAGTACGTCAGCAAACGGCTTGGCCAAGAAACGATCCTGGTCGAAAGTGGCGGTTCGAGTTCGGGCCGTTCCACGCAGCACTCGCAGCAAGGCAGCAACTTCAGTTATTCGTCAAATACAAACTACAACTGGGCTCAACACGGAAGAAGCCTTCTCCAGCCGTCTGAAGTCATTGCCTTACCTGAACGCCTGGCCATTACTTTCACGCCGGGTGTTCCTCCCATCGCAACGTGGCTCGCCCGCCACTACGAGAACGATTTCCGAGCCGACCAGGGCATTCGCCTTTGGAAAGCCATCTTCGATACTGCGTGCCTTTTTATCTCCGTGACCATCCTCGCCGCGTTAATCACGGCGGCCTTGGTAGACCTAATCACCAAATAA
- a CDS encoding ParB/RepB/Spo0J family partition protein — protein MVVPTFRKVEKRRAKDLKTNPQVRKTFPAEETLRALARSVMKRQMHPLIILTSDYLIDGECRFRGMMLENPEFEFDVICVDHEVSPAEIKEMQLISAMHSISLTVYEQALACKEWMEQGNGTAKELAEKIDRDQSLITKLLSLWKTIPEVMKAAEEGHIGLKNWYSISLQPECNQLGLLQMYLSKMPVAEIEAKSRKMRKPAATGTQKVTRIKCPVPGKSSTVLVSGAGVTFDEFIETLNDLVKLAKRENEKGTSITTFQKICHDLSKKG, from the coding sequence ATGGTTGTACCGACTTTCCGTAAGGTCGAGAAGCGACGCGCCAAAGACCTAAAGACGAACCCCCAAGTGCGCAAGACCTTCCCGGCCGAAGAAACGCTCCGCGCCTTGGCCCGCTCGGTGATGAAGCGCCAAATGCACCCGCTCATCATTCTGACGAGCGACTATCTTATTGATGGCGAGTGCCGTTTCCGGGGGATGATGCTCGAAAACCCCGAATTTGAATTCGACGTGATCTGCGTCGACCACGAAGTCAGCCCCGCGGAAATTAAGGAAATGCAGCTTATTTCAGCGATGCACTCCATCTCGCTTACGGTCTACGAACAAGCCCTGGCGTGCAAAGAGTGGATGGAGCAAGGCAACGGCACCGCGAAAGAACTCGCCGAAAAAATTGACCGCGACCAGAGCCTTATTACCAAACTATTGTCACTATGGAAAACGATTCCGGAAGTGATGAAAGCGGCCGAGGAAGGACACATCGGCCTTAAAAATTGGTACTCGATCAGCCTACAGCCCGAATGCAATCAGCTCGGCCTTCTCCAGATGTACCTCTCGAAAATGCCCGTCGCCGAAATCGAAGCGAAGAGCCGGAAGATGCGAAAGCCAGCCGCCACGGGCACCCAAAAAGTGACGCGGATCAAATGCCCCGTCCCCGGCAAATCCTCGACCGTCTTGGTCAGCGGCGCGGGCGTGACCTTCGACGAATTCATCGAAACGCTGAACGACCTGGTGAAACTGGCCAAGCGCGAAAACGAAAAAGGAACCTCGATAACGACGTTCCAAAAGATCTGCCACGACCTGTCCAAGAAGGGATGA
- a CDS encoding helix-turn-helix domain-containing protein — MTADLNQQLGATIRQNRVLLGLSQEALGKRIGVTFQQIQKYEKGKNQVSLTTLVRLAEAFETTVGELVESALGKEKPESGGLSNRQMLELQKRLAKLKPHQLRGIKLLVHNLVDETD; from the coding sequence ATGACTGCCGACCTCAACCAACAACTCGGCGCCACCATCCGCCAGAACCGCGTCTTACTCGGCCTGTCGCAGGAAGCCCTGGGCAAAAGAATCGGCGTGACCTTCCAGCAAATCCAGAAGTACGAAAAGGGAAAGAACCAAGTCAGCTTAACCACGCTCGTGAGGCTTGCTGAGGCCTTCGAGACCACAGTCGGGGAGTTGGTTGAATCGGCACTCGGCAAGGAGAAGCCAGAGAGTGGCGGCCTGTCCAACCGGCAGATGCTGGAACTGCAGAAGCGGCTGGCGAAGCTGAAGCCCCACCAGTTACGTGGGATAAAGTTGTTGGTGCATAATTTGGTCGATGAAACTGATTAA
- a CDS encoding J domain-containing protein, whose protein sequence is MTAQAFPLTWPDSWPRTTSPAKSQFKTSLTAAIDNVQGSLKRFSADSGKKVENVLVSSNVSLMERNPKDAGVAVYFTWDGISTCIAVDRYQRIEENLQAIHHVIEAERTKLRHGGLNLVRAAFRGYAALPPPNSGLSNPWEVLGVKEGATTSEIEAAFREKAKKAHPDHQSGSNEQMAKLNAARAELLRRKA, encoded by the coding sequence GTGACCGCCCAGGCCTTTCCTCTCACTTGGCCCGATTCCTGGCCTCGAACCACTTCCCCGGCCAAAAGCCAGTTCAAGACGAGCCTCACCGCCGCGATTGACAACGTCCAGGGATCACTCAAGCGGTTCTCTGCCGACAGCGGCAAGAAGGTCGAAAACGTCCTCGTATCCAGCAACGTCTCCCTGATGGAGCGGAACCCGAAAGATGCCGGCGTGGCAGTTTACTTCACCTGGGACGGCATCTCGACCTGCATCGCGGTGGACCGATACCAACGCATCGAAGAGAACCTTCAGGCTATCCACCATGTCATCGAAGCGGAGCGAACCAAGCTCCGGCATGGCGGCTTGAATCTGGTCCGAGCGGCGTTTCGCGGGTATGCCGCGTTGCCACCACCGAATTCTGGATTGTCGAACCCGTGGGAGGTATTGGGCGTAAAGGAAGGCGCAACGACCTCCGAAATTGAAGCCGCTTTCCGCGAGAAGGCGAAAAAGGCGCATCCCGATCACCAGAGCGGTAGCAACGAGCAGATGGCCAAACTTAATGCCGCGAGGGCAGAGTTGCTCAGGAGGAAGGCATGA
- a CDS encoding HAD family hydrolase produces MQRPSGVLLDVDGTLLDSNDAHAHSWVKALAEAGISVEYADVRRKIGKGGDKLLPEVAGIEGDSAKGQAVSKRRGEIFRKEYLPTLRAFPGVKKLLSRMKQDGLELAVASSSKKDELGALLRVCGVDEFIKASTSSDDAENSKPDPDIVHSALGRLGHPPERVILLGDTPYDVEASLKAGIRVVAVRCGGWGDPDLRGAIRIYDDPADLLAHYRDSPFASEDS; encoded by the coding sequence ATGCAACGGCCTTCAGGTGTGCTGCTCGATGTTGACGGTACGCTCCTCGACAGCAACGATGCCCACGCCCACTCGTGGGTTAAGGCGCTGGCCGAGGCTGGCATATCCGTTGAGTACGCCGATGTCCGCCGAAAGATCGGCAAGGGCGGCGACAAACTTTTGCCCGAGGTAGCGGGCATTGAGGGCGACTCGGCCAAGGGACAAGCGGTCAGTAAACGGCGGGGTGAGATTTTCCGGAAGGAATATCTTCCGACGCTCCGAGCGTTCCCAGGTGTGAAGAAATTACTCTCCCGTATGAAACAGGATGGGTTGGAACTAGCGGTCGCAAGCTCCTCCAAGAAGGATGAACTGGGCGCACTCCTGCGCGTCTGTGGGGTGGACGAGTTCATCAAGGCAAGCACTTCTTCGGACGATGCCGAAAACTCGAAGCCCGATCCGGACATCGTCCATTCCGCCCTCGGCCGCCTTGGCCATCCCCCGGAACGGGTCATCCTGCTCGGGGATACGCCTTACGACGTGGAGGCATCATTGAAGGCCGGCATCCGGGTCGTCGCCGTCCGCTGCGGTGGGTGGGGCGACCCGGACCTCCGCGGGGCGATTCGTATTTACGACGACCCGGCGGACCTTCTTGCCCACTACCGGGATTCGCCATTTGCCAGCGAAGATAGTTAA
- a CDS encoding helix-turn-helix domain-containing protein: MKPGYWTTEIKKMEATNSTSIEIGTVPTIGDFIRRRRTALGMTQSELCRKLGKHQVWASQRECGHMPVRSEDVPSLADALQIDAMELRTMAGIQYQPAEPKAEVIATVVGIVTEETVTDHVLRWQVGDDSMPIDDLSREDLLGAVRSLFEANGKLRAEFDMAMGEIANMYERKISSLHHILAAQVELEIRDAVRDKMETILEAVMAEVERRSPMAVEMGKDSKESTNNGH; encoded by the coding sequence ATGAAGCCCGGCTATTGGACGACGGAGATCAAGAAGATGGAAGCAACAAATAGCACATCAATCGAGATAGGGACTGTTCCTACGATCGGTGACTTCATCAGGCGGCGCAGGACTGCGCTTGGCATGACCCAATCGGAATTATGCCGAAAGCTCGGGAAGCATCAGGTCTGGGCTTCCCAACGAGAATGTGGCCACATGCCCGTGCGGAGTGAGGATGTGCCGAGTTTGGCGGATGCACTCCAGATAGATGCGATGGAACTGCGGACCATGGCAGGCATTCAGTATCAGCCAGCGGAACCCAAAGCAGAGGTAATCGCCACAGTCGTCGGCATCGTGACCGAAGAAACTGTGACAGACCATGTACTCCGTTGGCAAGTGGGTGACGACTCCATGCCGATCGATGATTTGAGCCGTGAAGATTTGCTCGGTGCCGTTAGATCACTGTTCGAGGCCAACGGGAAGTTGCGGGCCGAGTTCGACATGGCGATGGGCGAAATAGCCAACATGTATGAGCGGAAGATTAGCTCGCTGCATCACATCCTAGCTGCCCAAGTCGAATTGGAAATTCGTGATGCGGTGCGGGACAAGATGGAGACGATCCTCGAGGCGGTGATGGCCGAGGTGGAGCGTCGGTCTCCAATGGCGGTGGAAATGGGAAAAGATAGCAAGGAGAGCACAAACAATGGACATTAA
- a CDS encoding RNA recognition motif domain-containing protein: MKKLYVGNLAFGTTADDLRTLCGEYGEVTSTSLVTDRETGRSRGFAFVEMSNGAENAIEQLNEREFQGRTLTVNEAKPREDKPRSTSGGSRGYGGGNRY; this comes from the coding sequence TTGAAGAAGCTATACGTCGGGAACCTGGCTTTTGGCACGACCGCGGATGACCTCCGGACCCTGTGCGGGGAATACGGGGAAGTGACCAGCACCAGCTTGGTAACCGACCGGGAAACGGGCCGGAGCCGGGGCTTCGCGTTCGTGGAGATGAGCAACGGGGCCGAGAACGCCATCGAGCAGTTGAACGAGCGGGAATTCCAAGGCCGCACGCTGACCGTGAACGAAGCGAAGCCGCGTGAAGACAAGCCGCGGTCCACCAGCGGTGGGAGCCGGGGCTATGGTGGCGGAAACCGCTACTAA